Proteins co-encoded in one Neofelis nebulosa isolate mNeoNeb1 chromosome 2, mNeoNeb1.pri, whole genome shotgun sequence genomic window:
- the ITGA10 gene encoding integrin alpha-10 isoform X3, translating into MLVGAPWDGPSGDRRGDVYRCPIGGSHSAPCAKGHLGDYPLGNSSHPAMNMHLGMSLLETDNDGGFMACAPLWSRACGSSVFSSGICAHVDASFRPQGSLAPTAQRCPTYMDVVIVLDGSNSIYPWSEVQTFLRRLVGRLFIDPEQIQVGLVQYGESPVHEWSLGDFRTKEEVVRAARNLSRREGRETKTAQAILVACTEGFSPSRGGRPEAARLLVVVTDGESHDGEELPAALKACEAGRVTRYGIAVLGHYLRRQRDPSSFLREIRTIASDPDERFFFNVTDEAVLTDIVDALGDRIFGLEGSRGENESSFGLEMSQIGFSTHRLKDGILFGMVGAYDWGGSVLWLEEGHRLFPPRTALEDEFPPALQNHAAYLGYSVSSMLLRGGRRLFLSGAPRFRHRGKVIAFQLKRDGAVRVAQSLQGEQIGSYFGSELCPLDTDGDGTTNVLLVAAPMFLGPQNKETGRVYVYLVGQQSLLTLQGTLQPEPPQDARFGFAMGALPDLNQDGFADVAVGAPLEDGHHGALYLYHGAQSGIRPRPAQRIAAISMPQALSYFGRSVDGRLDLDGDDLVDVAVGAQGAAVLLSSRPIVHLAPSLEVTPPAISVVQRDCSRRGQEAACLSAALCFRVTSRTPGHWDRRFYLRFTASLDEWTTGARAVFDGSGQRLSPRRLRLSVGNVTCEQLRFHVLDTSDYLRPVALTVTFALDNTTKPGPVLDEGSPTSIRKLVPFSKDCGPDNECVTDLVLRADMDIRGSRKDPFVVRGGRQKVLVSATLENRKENAYNASLNLSFSRNLHLASFTPQRDSPVKVECTAPSPHVRLCSVGHPVFQAAAKVTFLLEFEFSCSFLLSQVLVRLTATSNSLERNGTLQDNTAQTSAYIHYEPRLLFSSESTLNRYEVHPYGPLPVGPEFKTTLRVQNLGCYVVSGLIISALLPAVAHGGNYFLSLSQFITNNASCTVQNLTEPPGPLVHPEEFHHTNRLNGSNTRCQVVRCHLGRLAKGTEVSVGLLRLVHNEFFRRAKFKSLTVVSTFELGAKEGSVLQLPEASRWSESLLEVIQTRPVLISLWLLIGSVLGGLLLLALLVFCLWKLGFFARKKIPEEEKREEKLEQ; encoded by the exons ATGCTGGTGGGTGCACCCTGGGATGGGCCTTCAGGCGACAGAAGGGGGGACGTTTATCGCTGCCCCATAGGGGGCTCCCACAGTGCCCCATGTGCCAAGGGCCACTTGG GTGACTATCCACTGGGAAATTCATCTCATCCTGCTATGAATATGCACCTCGGAATGTCTCTACTAGAGACAGACAATGATGGGGGATTCATG GCTTGTGCCCCTCTCTGGTCTCGTGCTTGTggctcctctgtcttcagctctggAATATGTGCCCATGTGGATGCTTCGTTCCGGCCCCAGGGAAGCCTGGCACCCACTGCACAAC GCTGTCCCACCTACATGGATGTTGTCATCGTCTTAGATGGCTCCAACAGTATCTACCCCTGGTCTGAAGTTCAGACTTTCCTACGAAGACTGGTAGGGAGACTGTTTATTGACCCGGAGCAGATACAG GTGGGACTGGTACAGTATGGGGAGAGCCCTGTGCACGAGTGGTCCCTGGGAGATTTCCGAACCAAGGAGGAAGTGGTGAGGGCAGCCAGGAACCTGAGTCGGCGAGAGGGACGAGAAACAAAGACCGCCCAAGCAATCCTGGTGGCCTG caCAGAAGGATTCAGTCCATCCCGCGGGGGCCGGCCAGAGGCGGCCAGGCTGCTGGTTGTTGTCACTGATGGAGAGTCACATGATGGAGAGGAACTTCCTGCAGCCCTAAAGGCTTGTGAGGCTGGGAGAGTGACCCGCTATGGGATTGCG GTCCTTGGCCACTACCTCCGGAGACAGCGAGACCCCAGCTCTTTCCTGCGGGAAATCAGAACTATTGCCAGTGATCCAGATGAGAGATTCTTCTTCAACGTCACAGATGAAGCTGTACTGACGGACATTGTGGACGCGCTGGGAGACCGGATTTTTGGGCTTGAGG GGTCCCGTGGAGAAAACGAAAGCTCTTTTGGGCTGGAAATGTCTCAGATTGGTTTCTCTACTCATCGGCTGAAG GATGGGATTCTCTTTGGAATGGTGGGGGCCTATGACTGGGGGGGCTCTGTGTTATGGCTTGAGGAAGGTCACCGCCTTTTCCCCCCACGGACGGCCCTGGAAGATGAGTTCCCCCCTGCTTTGCAGAACCATGCAGCCTACTTAG GTTACTCTGTTTCCTCCATGCTTTTGCGGGGTGGACGCCGCCTCTTTCTCTCAGGGGCTCCTCGGTTTAGACATAGAGGAAAGGTCATCGCCTTCCAGCTTAAGAGAGATGGGGCTGTGAGGGTTGCCCAGAGCCTCCAGGGGGAGCAG ATTGGCTCCTACTTTGGCAGTGAGCTCTGTCCATTGGATACGGACGGGGATGGAACAACCAATGTCTTACTTGTGGCTGCCCCCATGTTCCTGGGACCCCAGAACAAGGAGACGGGCCGTGTTTATGTGTATCTGGTTGGCCAG CAGTCCTTGCTGACACTCCAGGGAACACTTCAGCCAGAACCGCCCCAGGATGCTCGGTTTGGCTTTGCCATGGGTGCCCTTCCTGATCTGAACCAAGATGGTTTTGCTGATGTGGCTGTGGGGGCGCCCCTGGAGGACGGGCACCATGGAGCACTGTACCTGTATCATGGCGCCCAGAGTGGGATCAGGCCCCGTCCCGCCCAG agGATTGCTGCTATCTCCATGCCACAGGCCCTCAGCTACTTCGGCCGGAGTGTGGATGGCCGGCTGGATCTGGATGGAGATGACCTGGTAGATGTGGCTGTGGGTGCCCAAGGGGCAGCCGTTTTGCTTAG CTCCCGGCCCATTGTCCACCTGGCCCCTTCCCTGGAGGTGACCCCTCCGGCCATCAGTGTGGTTCAGAGGGACTGCAGCCGGCGAGGCCAGGAGGCAGCCTGCCTGTCTGCAGCCCTTTGCTTCCGAGTGACCTCTCGCACCCCTGGCCACTGGGATCGCCGATTCT ATTTGCGGTTCACAGCGTCACTGGACGAGTGGACCACAGGGGCTCGTGCTGTGTTTGACGGCTCAGGCCAGAGGCTGTCCCCTCGGAGGCTCCGGCTCAGTGTTGGGAACGTCACTTGTGAGCAGCTGCGCTTCCACGTGCTG GATACCTCAGATTACCTCCGGCCAGTGGCCTTGACTGTGACCTTTGCATTGGACAACACCACGAAGCCAGGACCTGTGCTGGATGAGGGCTCACCCACCTCTATACGAAAGCTG GTTCCCTTCTCTAAGGATTGTGGCCCTGACAATGAATGTGTCACAGATCTGGTGCTTCGTGCTGATATGGACATCAGAGGCTCCAG GAAGGACCCTTTCGTGGTTCGAGGAGGTCGGCAGAAAGTGCTAGTATCAGCAACTCtggagaacaggaaggaaaatgcCTACAACGCTAGCCTGAACCTGAGCTTCTCTAGAAACCTCCACCTGGCCAGTTTCACACCTCAG AGGGACAGCCCCGTGAAGGTGGAATGCACAGCCCCTTCCCCTCATGTCCGGCTCTGCAGTGTGGGGCACCCTGTCTTTCAGGCTGCAGCCAAG GTGACCTTTCTGCTGGAGTTCGAGTTTAGTTGCTCTTTCCTCCTGAGCCAGGTCCTCGTGAGGCTGACTGCCACCAG CAATAGCCTGGAGAGAAACGGGACCCTTCAAGATAACACAGCCCAGACCTCAGCCTACATTCATTACGAGCCCCGCCTCCTATTCTCCAG TGAGTCCACTCTGAACCGCTATGAGGTTCACCCATATGGGCCCCTCCCAGTGGGTCCTGAATTCAAAACCACTCTTAGG GTTCAGAACCTTGGCTGCTATGTGGTCAGTGGCCTCATCATCTCAGCCCTCCTTCCAGCTGTGGCCCATGGGGGCAATTACTTCCTGTCATTGTCTCAGTTCATCACCAACAAT GCAAGTTgcacagtacagaacctgaccGAGCCCCCAGGACCCCTTGTGCACCCCGAGGAGTTTCATCACACAAACAGACTG AATGGGAGCAACACTCGGTGTCAAGTCGTGAGGTGCCATCTTGGGCGGCTGGCAAAGGGGACTGAGGTCTCTGTTGGACTACTGAGGCTGGTTCACAATGAGTTTTTCCGGAGG GCCAAATTCAAGTCCCTGACGGTGGTCAGCACCTTTGAGCTGGGAGCTAAGGAGGGCAGTGTCCTACAGCTGCCTGAAGCCTCTCGTTGGAGTGAG AGCCTGCTGGAGGTGATTCAGACCCGCCCTGTCCTCATCTCCCTGTGGCTTCTCATTGGCAGTGTCCTGGGAGGGCTGCTCTTGCTTGCTCTCCTTGTCTTCTGCCTTTGGAAG CTTGGCTTCTTTGCCCGTAAGAAAATccctgaggaagaaaaaagagaagagaaattggaGCAATGA